One Ureaplasma urealyticum serovar 8 str. ATCC 27618 genomic window carries:
- the pstA gene encoding phosphate ABC transporter permease PstA: protein MSILNLNSQQTKKIIFNKKIKDKLAKTLVISFAWLFSICFIGLVVFIIIRSIPGFEAYGLKNIFWSKNFNLADYAVGSSVWFPLAITLLVSFGAIIIAAPIGIKTATFIKFRIKNKRLQKFFRVTILALAGIPSVIFGLFAIQSLGPAISFVFHIDTVQNITTSMFMLAFIIIPTIISLTLSTYDGIDMRLIENGIGMGSSYTRSIYKIFKKEARGGIIIAIIIALGRAIGETMAISMILSDQGYQNIFGTGFLQIMHSALRPLGAVISANMFAENGGEGLRGLLYVYGIVLFVAIMILNGLVTYLTRKRSKKTYAWFIKLEKSLAYIVCFIPDQLKILYEKITHRSQYKLHVNNLDNLNNYITDRIQNRKLKRLYTIHKLFFESLAFMVAFAFLAWISLDILVNGIKAINLPTSTVVAYTKNTTGQATINTLIIIIVAILIGLPFSLFVAIYINEYAKNKWPKKVLLFFIDSFGSTPSIIFGMFGLVIFIEIFGFTSMGNIGKSLLAGALTITLVVLPTFTRSIQQSLKAVPMSIRENAYGLGCSKWETIVKLVLPQAKKGIISAIVLTIGRIVAETAPLYLTAGLSSAQSITILNPGQTLTTRIYAQLYENNTNIAHNVMYESAFITLWLVIALIIIAHVIVPYFEFIKHDIKKWFKILKNYLRAPYMRDIKVFKPQIYQKHLYLTHNQAKIMGYNESVNKVAKIGLKLYEIRYVDDEQIQKELLKVRG from the coding sequence ATGAGTATTTTAAATCTTAATTCGCAACAGACTAAAAAAATCATTTTTAACAAAAAAATAAAAGATAAACTAGCTAAAACGTTAGTTATTAGTTTTGCTTGATTATTTTCTATTTGTTTTATTGGTTTAGTTGTTTTTATTATTATTCGTTCAATACCTGGCTTTGAAGCTTATGGATTAAAAAACATTTTTTGAAGCAAGAATTTTAACTTAGCTGATTATGCTGTTGGTTCATCAGTTTGATTTCCATTAGCAATTACTTTGCTTGTTTCGTTTGGTGCAATTATAATTGCTGCTCCAATTGGTATTAAAACAGCTACTTTTATTAAGTTTAGAATTAAAAACAAAAGATTACAAAAATTTTTTAGAGTCACGATTTTAGCATTAGCTGGGATTCCTTCAGTTATTTTTGGATTATTTGCTATTCAGTCTTTAGGTCCTGCAATTTCGTTTGTTTTCCACATTGATACTGTTCAAAACATTACTACGTCAATGTTTATGTTAGCGTTTATTATTATTCCGACAATTATTTCTTTAACGCTAAGCACATATGATGGTATTGATATGCGTTTAATTGAAAATGGGATAGGAATGGGAAGTTCTTATACACGTTCAATTTATAAGATTTTTAAAAAAGAAGCTCGTGGTGGTATCATTATTGCCATTATTATTGCTTTAGGTCGTGCGATCGGCGAAACAATGGCCATTAGTATGATTTTAAGTGATCAAGGTTACCAAAACATTTTTGGTACTGGTTTTTTACAAATTATGCACTCTGCTCTTCGTCCATTAGGTGCTGTAATTTCAGCTAACATGTTCGCTGAAAATGGTGGCGAAGGTTTAAGAGGATTACTATATGTTTATGGGATCGTTTTATTTGTAGCGATTATGATTTTAAATGGCCTTGTAACTTATTTAACAAGAAAACGTTCAAAGAAAACATATGCTTGATTTATTAAATTAGAAAAAAGTTTAGCTTATATAGTTTGTTTTATACCAGATCAATTAAAAATTTTATATGAGAAAATTACGCATCGTTCCCAATATAAATTACATGTAAACAATTTGGATAACTTAAATAACTATATTACAGATCGTATTCAAAATCGAAAACTAAAACGTTTATATACTATTCACAAATTATTTTTTGAATCATTAGCGTTTATGGTTGCTTTTGCTTTTTTAGCTTGAATTTCACTAGATATTTTAGTTAATGGAATTAAAGCAATTAATTTACCAACATCAACAGTAGTAGCTTATACAAAAAACACAACTGGACAAGCAACAATTAATACTTTAATAATTATTATTGTCGCAATTTTAATTGGCTTACCATTTTCATTGTTTGTCGCAATTTATATTAATGAATATGCTAAAAATAAATGACCAAAAAAAGTTTTATTATTTTTTATTGATTCATTTGGATCAACGCCTTCGATTATTTTTGGGATGTTTGGTTTAGTTATTTTTATTGAAATTTTTGGTTTTACTTCAATGGGTAATATTGGTAAATCACTATTAGCGGGTGCTTTAACAATTACTTTAGTAGTCCTTCCAACATTTACACGTTCAATTCAACAATCTTTAAAAGCAGTACCAATGAGCATTCGTGAAAATGCTTATGGATTAGGATGTTCAAAGTGAGAAACGATTGTTAAATTAGTTTTACCACAAGCAAAAAAAGGAATTATTTCTGCGATTGTATTAACAATTGGTCGAATTGTAGCTGAAACTGCACCATTGTATCTAACAGCAGGTTTATCATCAGCTCAAAGCATAACAATTTTAAATCCTGGACAAACATTAACAACACGTATTTATGCTCAATTATATGAAAATAATACAAATATTGCTCATAATGTAATGTACGAATCTGCTTTTATTACTTTATGATTAGTTATTGCATTAATCATCATTGCTCACGTTATTGTTCCTTATTTTGAATTTATTAAACATGATATTAAAAAATGGTTTAAAATTTTAAAAAATTATCTTCGCGCACCTTACATGCGTGATATTAAAGTTTTCAAACCACAAATTTATCAAAAACATCTTTATTTAACACATAATCAAGCCAAAATCATGGGATATAATGAATCAGTAAATAAAGTTGCTAAAATTGGTTTAAAGTTATATGAAATTCGTTATGTTGATGATGAACAAATTCAAAAAGAGTTATTAAAAGTTAGGGGATAA
- a CDS encoding replication-associated recombination protein A yields MLDKLIKTLKNPHSIDDIVGQKDLLDEIGIIRKMVNHHQVFNLIFYGPPGVGKSSLAKVLAQDLKVPFAFFNPVVDSKKQLMQIIEQALDLNNFIIIIDEIHRLNKDKQDILLPIIEANKIKLFATTTENPFFVINPALRSRCQLLSLKPLTSSQISERIKTLINVEEVFEPQAFNLLITKTNGDLRAVINTLEIIHLLYKEHKVDYVLLKRIMQESYALGASDGDEIHDLKSAFHKSMRGSDCDAALYYLARLIIIGDFEAIYRRISVCVHEDIGLANPNLCLRVDQGINSCRFLGYPENQVILANLVLQICLSNKSNSVYLAYHKAFEDAANGKQYSIPNHIRDAHYASAIKLGVHGYKYPHDFKNNYVNQQYLPRELANKKYYVPQNNEQEFKLNQNQQKFKNNN; encoded by the coding sequence ATGCTAGATAAATTAATTAAAACTCTAAAAAATCCTCATAGTATTGATGACATTGTTGGTCAAAAAGATTTATTAGATGAAATTGGTATAATTAGAAAAATGGTTAATCACCATCAAGTATTCAATTTAATTTTCTATGGCCCCCCAGGTGTAGGAAAATCATCGCTTGCTAAAGTTTTAGCACAAGATTTAAAGGTTCCATTTGCTTTTTTTAATCCTGTTGTTGATTCAAAAAAGCAATTAATGCAAATCATTGAACAAGCATTAGATTTAAATAACTTTATTATCATTATTGATGAAATTCATCGATTAAATAAAGATAAACAAGATATTTTATTACCAATTATTGAAGCAAATAAAATTAAATTATTTGCGACAACAACTGAAAATCCATTTTTTGTTATTAACCCTGCTTTAAGAAGTCGTTGCCAACTATTATCATTAAAACCATTAACGAGTTCACAAATTAGTGAACGAATTAAAACTTTGATTAATGTTGAAGAAGTTTTTGAACCACAAGCTTTTAATTTATTAATTACTAAAACTAATGGTGATTTACGAGCTGTTATTAATACGCTAGAAATTATTCACTTATTATATAAAGAACATAAAGTTGATTATGTATTATTAAAACGAATTATGCAAGAATCATATGCATTAGGAGCGAGTGATGGCGATGAAATTCATGACTTAAAATCAGCTTTTCATAAATCAATGCGTGGAAGTGATTGTGATGCAGCTTTATATTATTTAGCACGTTTAATAATCATAGGTGATTTTGAAGCGATTTATCGAAGAATTAGTGTTTGTGTTCATGAAGATATAGGTTTAGCTAATCCTAATCTATGTTTACGTGTTGATCAAGGAATTAATTCTTGTCGATTTTTAGGATATCCAGAAAATCAAGTAATTTTAGCTAATTTAGTTTTACAAATTTGTTTATCAAATAAATCAAACTCTGTGTATCTTGCTTATCATAAAGCATTTGAAGATGCTGCTAATGGCAAACAATATTCAATTCCAAATCATATTCGTGATGCTCATTATGCATCAGCAATAAAATTAGGTGTTCATGGTTATAAATATCCACACGATTTTAAAAATAACTATGTTAATCAACAATATTTGCCACGTGAATTAGCAAACAAAAAATATTATGTTCCCCAAAATAACGAACAAGAGTTTAAATTAAACCAAAACCAACAAAAATTTAAAAATAATAATTAA
- the metG gene encoding methionine--tRNA ligase, with amino-acid sequence MLKQKKFFISTPIYYSSGNPHIGHAYTTIIADVLARYKRLFGYDVFFLTGMDEHGQKIQQKAFEENISPKALVDRNSIIFLNLWKRLHISFSKFIRTTQMDHEESVQKVFSYLYKQGKIYLGQWTGYYCVSCEENYNPAEIIKSQDNIMLCRMGHKLETKSEESYFYKMSDQAPFLKTYYQNHPNFIIPNERANEMINNFLNNLEDLSISRTTFDWGIPIAENPKHVIYVWLDALMNYLTATGYLSNNDELFQKYWCDNETEIVHLLSKEIARFHCIYWPIFLNDLQIRFPSTILSHGWIITKEGKMSKSLGNVIDPNVLIDTYGVDALRYYLMADLSLFRDAIFSEDNLIETYNTQLANSYGNMISRTLGMLKKYRNNIVPKYVGCVLKNDEKLENLINKNIELVQENINKYSIDKALNCIQEILVEANKYVEDNKPWELAKNQQEQELDSLLVHLVKVIQVTTTLLSPILIEGSKKAVEQLNFDESFLTLASLASYDILNYHKVNDSKPIFARIIVEKQ; translated from the coding sequence ATGTTAAAACAAAAGAAATTTTTTATCTCTACTCCCATTTACTATTCTTCTGGAAATCCTCATATTGGTCATGCTTATACAACGATCATTGCTGATGTTTTAGCACGTTATAAACGCTTGTTTGGATACGATGTTTTCTTTTTAACAGGAATGGATGAGCATGGTCAAAAAATCCAACAAAAAGCTTTTGAAGAAAACATTTCTCCCAAAGCTTTGGTCGATCGTAATTCAATTATTTTTTTAAATTTATGAAAACGATTACATATTAGTTTTTCAAAATTTATTCGTACAACGCAAATGGATCATGAAGAGTCTGTACAAAAAGTTTTTAGTTACTTATATAAACAAGGCAAAATTTATTTAGGCCAATGGACAGGTTATTATTGTGTATCATGCGAAGAAAATTATAATCCTGCTGAAATTATTAAAAGTCAAGATAATATAATGTTGTGCCGCATGGGTCATAAATTAGAAACTAAGTCTGAAGAATCATATTTTTATAAAATGAGTGATCAAGCACCATTTTTAAAAACTTACTATCAAAACCATCCAAACTTTATTATTCCAAATGAACGTGCAAATGAAATGATTAATAACTTCTTAAATAATTTAGAAGATTTAAGTATTTCACGTACTACTTTTGATTGAGGGATTCCTATTGCTGAAAATCCAAAACATGTGATTTATGTTTGATTAGATGCATTAATGAACTATTTAACTGCAACTGGTTATTTATCAAATAATGATGAATTATTTCAAAAATATTGATGTGATAATGAAACTGAAATTGTTCATTTATTATCAAAGGAAATTGCACGTTTTCATTGCATTTATTGACCAATCTTTTTAAATGATTTACAAATTCGTTTTCCATCAACAATTTTATCACATGGATGAATCATTACAAAAGAAGGTAAAATGTCTAAATCATTAGGTAATGTAATTGATCCTAATGTTTTAATTGATACTTATGGTGTGGATGCACTTCGTTATTATTTAATGGCTGATTTAAGTTTATTTAGAGATGCTATTTTTAGTGAAGATAATTTGATTGAAACTTATAATACTCAATTAGCAAATAGCTATGGTAACATGATTTCAAGAACATTGGGAATGTTAAAAAAATATCGAAATAATATAGTTCCAAAATATGTTGGTTGTGTTTTAAAAAATGATGAAAAATTAGAAAATTTAATTAATAAAAATATTGAATTAGTTCAAGAAAATATTAATAAATATAGTATTGATAAAGCACTTAATTGCATTCAAGAAATTTTAGTTGAAGCAAATAAATATGTTGAGGATAATAAACCTTGAGAATTAGCTAAAAATCAACAAGAGCAAGAATTAGATTCACTTTTAGTTCATTTAGTAAAAGTTATTCAAGTAACTACTACTTTATTATCACCAATTTTAATTGAAGGAAGTAAAAAAGCAGTTGAACAATTAAATTTTGATGAATCTTTCTTAACTTTAGCTAGTTTAGCATCTTATGATATATTAAACTACCACAAAGTTAATGATTCAAAACCAATTTTTGCAAGAATCATTGTAGAAAAACAATAA
- the pstB gene encoding phosphate ABC transporter ATP-binding protein PstB, with the protein MNDQKDNKEIQTIVPLNQKTNLNELDAKAIYDEFQKLNKYQRAFAWLKLPKQKKAELKQFLNKKKTQVDLLKEDFNDANVFEIRNFNFWYMNRTKHVLHDLNLDIKRNKVTAFIGPSGCGKSTFLRNLNQLNDLIEGTSHEGEIYFLGTNTRSKKISSLELRTRIGMVFQKPTPFEMSIFDNIAYGPRNNGINDRKILEKIVEKSLKSAALWDEVKDDLDKAGNALSGGQQQRLCIARAIALEPEVLLMDEPTSALDPIATAKIEELILELKKKYSIIIVTHSMAQAQRISDETVFFYQGWIEEAGETKTIFIHPKNKRTKDYISGKIG; encoded by the coding sequence ATGAATGATCAAAAAGACAATAAAGAAATTCAAACAATTGTTCCTTTAAATCAAAAAACTAATTTAAATGAATTGGATGCTAAAGCAATTTATGATGAATTTCAAAAATTAAATAAATACCAAAGAGCTTTTGCTTGACTAAAACTTCCAAAACAAAAAAAAGCTGAATTAAAGCAATTTTTAAATAAGAAAAAAACGCAAGTTGATTTGCTAAAAGAAGATTTTAATGACGCAAATGTTTTTGAAATTCGAAACTTTAATTTTTGATATATGAATCGAACAAAACATGTTCTACATGATTTAAATTTGGATATTAAAAGAAATAAAGTAACAGCATTTATTGGCCCAAGTGGTTGTGGTAAATCAACTTTTTTAAGAAATTTAAATCAATTAAACGATTTAATAGAAGGGACTAGTCACGAAGGTGAAATTTATTTTTTAGGAACTAATACACGTTCAAAAAAAATATCATCATTAGAATTAAGAACACGAATCGGGATGGTTTTTCAAAAACCAACACCATTTGAAATGAGTATTTTTGATAATATTGCATATGGTCCACGAAATAATGGAATTAACGATCGTAAAATTTTAGAAAAAATTGTTGAAAAATCATTAAAAAGTGCAGCTTTATGAGATGAAGTTAAAGATGATTTAGATAAAGCTGGGAACGCTTTATCAGGTGGTCAGCAACAACGTTTATGTATTGCGCGAGCAATTGCTTTAGAGCCAGAGGTGTTGTTAATGGATGAACCAACAAGTGCTTTAGATCCAATTGCAACAGCTAAAATTGAAGAATTAATATTAGAATTAAAAAAGAAATATTCTATTATTATTGTGACTCACTCAATGGCACAAGCCCAGCGAATAAGTGATGAAACTGTGTTTTTTTATCAAGGATGAATTGAAGAAGCAGGAGAAACAAAAACTATTTTTATCCATCCTAAAAATAAAAGAACAAAAGATTATATTTCTGGAAAGATTGGTTAA
- a CDS encoding PstS family phosphate ABC transporter substrate-binding protein: protein MRLRYKILCASLGVVGVAGVIAAISIDYKQIPIVYANGSSSVLPLIQALSEKHHKQDIISNAGGSSLGIIEAVEQRTNIGVSSRSPNIDFEQQSVEKSHVVYDRWKQNQLKTYTIAWDGIGIIYKLNKTNHELVLTKDNIIKLFKAFTGNEQVSYYDLDPQLPKTPILAYSRTGGANASGTAEAFLTSNPLISKKEFKKKYHDIYKVIEAGTYGKLIRSTEESNTQAWTNISKDNVDGSITYLSTGFILKNYDQIIAKGYKIAYLQNKDLKNYLPFEINENKQEIINVAKTYGWYRPFNLVFSLNMQGIKNTKEFVWWLLTNKKVEKIIQESGFIPLTFEQKNSMFLKPYKDEQSFQEAINNQSAKNNFFVSDFELIESNRINILGAKSA, encoded by the coding sequence ATGAGGTTAAGATATAAAATCTTATGCGCTAGCTTAGGAGTGGTTGGTGTTGCTGGTGTTATTGCTGCAATATCAATTGATTATAAACAAATTCCAATTGTTTATGCAAATGGTAGTTCATCAGTATTACCCTTAATTCAGGCCTTATCTGAAAAACATCATAAACAAGATATTATTTCTAATGCTGGAGGTTCTTCGTTAGGAATAATTGAAGCTGTTGAACAAAGAACTAATATAGGCGTAAGTTCACGTAGTCCAAATATTGATTTTGAGCAACAAAGTGTTGAAAAAAGTCATGTAGTTTATGATAGGTGAAAACAAAATCAATTGAAAACTTATACAATTGCTTGAGATGGTATAGGCATTATTTATAAACTCAATAAAACTAATCATGAATTAGTTTTAACAAAAGACAATATTATTAAATTGTTTAAAGCTTTTACTGGGAATGAACAAGTAAGTTATTATGATCTTGATCCCCAATTACCAAAAACACCAATTTTAGCTTATTCACGTACAGGTGGAGCAAATGCCTCAGGGACAGCCGAGGCTTTTTTGACTTCTAATCCATTAATTTCTAAAAAAGAATTTAAAAAAAAATATCATGATATTTATAAGGTTATTGAAGCTGGTACTTATGGCAAATTAATAAGAAGTACTGAAGAATCAAATACTCAAGCTTGAACAAATATTTCTAAAGATAATGTAGATGGATCAATAACTTATTTATCAACAGGTTTTATTCTTAAAAATTATGATCAAATTATTGCTAAAGGATATAAGATTGCTTATTTACAAAATAAAGATTTAAAAAATTATTTACCTTTTGAAATTAATGAAAACAAACAAGAAATTATTAATGTTGCTAAAACTTATGGATGATATCGACCTTTTAATTTAGTTTTTAGTTTAAATATGCAAGGAATTAAAAATACTAAAGAATTCGTTTGATGATTATTAACCAATAAAAAAGTTGAAAAAATCATTCAAGAATCAGGGTTTATTCCCCTTACTTTTGAACAAAAAAATTCAATGTTCTTAAAACCTTATAAAGATGAACAATCTTTTCAAGAAGCCATTAACAATCAAAGCGCAAAAAACAATTTTTTTGTAAGTGATTTTGAATTAATAGAATCGAATAGAATTAATATATTAGGAGCAAAATCAGCATAA